A single genomic interval of Methylocystis sp. IM3 harbors:
- a CDS encoding 2'-deoxycytidine 5'-triphosphate deaminase, translating to MTPLEHSQAGVLSSRQIAAMAEAGEIRVAAPLAKGQIQPASLDLRLGPTAYRVRASFLPGKDRGVKDILSALAYDEMSLEGGGAILERGCVYVVPLMERLTLPENVSGAANPKSSTGRLDIFTRLITDRGERFDEVAPGYQGPLYAEVSPRSFSIRARMGSRLNQLRFRARGGQGHGQGQGALALSDAALAELHARLPLVDGPLNLRDGMVLRVALGVEAFGGVVGYRAQKHTDVIDVDRVGAYRIDDYWDRLPARDGRLILDPGDFYILASRERLAIPAELAAEMAPMDAAIGEFRVHYAGFFDPGFGAGPDGRPAARAVLEVRSREVPFVLEDGQFIGRLVYERMAEIPESLYGEGGVSNYQGQGLKLAKHFGAD from the coding sequence ATGACGCCTTTGGAACATTCGCAGGCCGGCGTGCTCTCCAGCCGGCAGATCGCGGCCATGGCCGAGGCGGGGGAGATCCGCGTGGCCGCGCCGCTGGCCAAAGGCCAGATACAGCCCGCGAGCCTCGATCTTCGGCTCGGCCCGACGGCCTATCGCGTGCGCGCGAGCTTCCTGCCCGGCAAGGATCGCGGCGTCAAGGACATCCTCTCGGCGCTCGCCTATGACGAGATGTCGCTCGAAGGCGGCGGTGCGATACTAGAGCGCGGCTGCGTCTATGTCGTGCCGCTGATGGAGCGCCTCACGCTGCCCGAAAACGTCTCGGGCGCCGCCAATCCCAAGAGCTCGACGGGACGGCTCGACATCTTCACCCGCCTCATCACAGACCGGGGCGAGCGTTTCGATGAGGTCGCGCCCGGCTATCAGGGGCCGCTCTACGCCGAGGTTTCGCCGCGCAGCTTCTCCATCCGGGCGCGCATGGGCTCGCGGCTCAACCAGCTTCGCTTTCGCGCCCGTGGGGGACAGGGACACGGGCAAGGGCAGGGGGCGCTGGCGCTCTCCGACGCCGCGCTGGCCGAACTGCATGCGCGCCTTCCGCTCGTCGACGGCCCGCTCAACCTGCGCGACGGCATGGTGCTGCGCGTGGCGCTCGGGGTCGAGGCCTTCGGCGGGGTCGTTGGCTATCGCGCCCAGAAACATACGGATGTGATCGACGTCGACCGCGTGGGGGCCTATCGGATCGACGATTACTGGGACCGTCTTCCAGCGCGGGACGGGCGGCTGATCCTCGATCCCGGCGATTTTTATATCCTCGCGTCGCGCGAGCGGCTCGCCATACCGGCCGAGCTGGCCGCTGAAATGGCTCCGATGGACGCCGCCATCGGCGAGTTCCGCGTCCATTACGCCGGCTTCTTCGATCCCGGCTTCGGCGCTGGTCCGGACGGCCGCCCGGCGGCGCGCGCCGTGCTGGAGGTCCGCTCCCGCGAGGTGCCCTTCGTGCTGGAGGACGGCCAGTTCATCGGCCGCCTCGTCTATGAGCGCATGGCCGAGATCCCGGAATCCCTCTACGGGGAGGGGGGCGTCTCAAATTACCAGGGGCAGGGCCTCAAGCTCGCCAAGCACTTCGGGGCCGACTGA
- a CDS encoding O-succinylhomoserine sulfhydrylase: MSKDAPRKLRPATQLVHGGTTRSPFGEMSEALFLTQSFAYPTMEAAEARFKGDDPGFIYSRFSNPTVAMFEQRMTLLEGAEAARATASGMAAVTASLLAQVKAGDHVVAARALFGSCLYVVEDLLPRLGVASTLVDGADLSQWKAAIRPETKLFFLESPTNPGLEVYDLKAIADLAHEAGARLVVDNVFATPLLQKPLELGADVVVYSATKHIDGQGRCLGGIILSSQAIIEESIHNFLRQTGPAMSPFNAWVMLKGLETLSLRVGQQTASAGRIADFLAEQKGVAKVLYPFRADHPQAALARRQMRGGGTLVSFYLESKEQAFRLANALQIIKISNNLGDAKSLVTHPATTTHQRLTPEARATLGITDGMLRLSVGLEDVDDLIEDLAEGLAAARR, from the coding sequence ATGTCCAAAGACGCCCCGCGCAAGCTCAGGCCGGCCACCCAGCTCGTCCATGGCGGGACGACGCGCTCCCCCTTCGGCGAAATGTCGGAGGCGCTTTTTCTGACGCAAAGCTTCGCCTATCCGACGATGGAGGCGGCCGAGGCGCGCTTCAAGGGCGATGATCCGGGCTTCATCTATTCGCGCTTCTCCAATCCGACCGTCGCCATGTTCGAACAGCGCATGACGCTGCTCGAAGGCGCGGAAGCCGCCCGCGCCACGGCGAGCGGCATGGCCGCCGTCACGGCGAGCCTGCTCGCGCAGGTTAAGGCCGGCGACCATGTGGTCGCGGCGCGCGCCCTCTTCGGGTCCTGTCTTTATGTCGTGGAGGATCTCCTGCCCCGGCTCGGGGTCGCCTCGACGCTCGTCGACGGCGCCGATCTTTCTCAGTGGAAGGCCGCCATTCGCCCGGAAACCAAGCTCTTCTTTCTGGAAAGCCCCACCAATCCGGGCCTCGAGGTCTATGATCTGAAAGCCATCGCCGACCTCGCCCATGAGGCGGGCGCCCGCCTCGTCGTCGACAATGTCTTCGCGACGCCCCTCTTGCAGAAGCCCCTGGAGCTCGGCGCCGACGTCGTCGTTTATTCAGCGACGAAACACATCGACGGCCAGGGCCGCTGCCTCGGCGGGATCATTCTGTCCTCGCAGGCGATCATCGAGGAAAGCATTCATAACTTCTTGCGCCAGACCGGCCCGGCGATGTCGCCCTTCAACGCCTGGGTCATGCTCAAGGGACTGGAGACGCTTTCCCTGCGCGTCGGCCAGCAGACGGCGAGCGCGGGGCGGATCGCGGATTTCCTCGCCGAGCAGAAGGGCGTGGCCAAAGTGCTCTACCCCTTCCGCGCCGACCATCCGCAGGCGGCGCTCGCCCGCAGGCAGATGCGCGGCGGCGGCACGCTGGTGAGCTTTTATCTCGAGAGCAAGGAACAGGCGTTCCGGCTCGCCAACGCGCTCCAGATCATCAAGATTTCCAACAATCTCGGCGACGCCAAGAGCCTCGTCACCCATCCGGCGACGACGACGCATCAGCGTCTCACCCCGGAGGCGCGCGCCACGCTCGGCATCACCGACGGCATGTTGCGCCTCTCGGTCGGCCTCGAAGATGTGGACGATCTGATCGAGGATCTCGCCGAAGGCCTGGCGGCCGCCCGGCGTTGA